Genomic DNA from Alkalihalobacterium alkalinitrilicum:
GGTCTTGATAATGGTTCGTCATACCCGATGACAAGTTCTTTCGTTTCAAAAATTACTTTTCCAGAAGCGCGAGATTCTTTAAAGTTAAACTCTGGTTTCGGCTTTTCTCTGGCAAGTTCAATCACTTCCATTTTGTCGAGCTTTTTCTGACGAGACATCGCCATATTTCGCGTTGAAACACGAGCTTTATTTCTTGCGACAAAGTCTTTAAGCTCAGAGATTTCTTGTTGTTGTTTTTTATAAGCCGACTCTAATTGCTGCTTTTTCATTTCATGAACTTCAAGGAAGTGATCATAATCACCGACATAACGATTTAACTCTTGGTTTTCCATATGATAGATAAGATTAATGACACTATTTAAAAATGGAATATCATGAGAGATTAAGATAAAAGCATTTTCATACTCATTTAGATAGCGCTTTAACCATTCAATGTGTTGTTCATCTAAGTAGTTGGTCGGCTCGTCTAATAGTAAAATATCAGGCTTTTCTAGTAAAAGCTTGGCAAGCAAGACCTTCGTACGTTGACCACCACTTAAATCATCAACATCACGATCTAAACCAATATCAGTGAGTCCGAGACCACGGGCAATTTCTTCGACTTTAGCGTCGATCGTATAGAAATCATTATTTGTCAGTATGTCTTGAATCGTTCCTGTTTCTTCTAATAGTTTTTCTAGTTCCTCAGGAGAGACATCGCTCATTTTATTAAAAAGGTCGTTCATTTGTGTCTCTAAATCAAACAAATATTGAAACGCACTTTTTAAAACGTCACGCATCGTCATTCCTTTTGAAAGAACGGTATGTTGATCTAAATAACCGACACGTACTCGTTTTGACCACTCGACTTTTCCTGCATCAGGTTGTAACTTGCCAGTAATAATATTCATAAACGTCGATTTACCTTCGCCGTTTGCACCAATCAGTCCAATATGTTCTCCCTTTAAAAGTCGGAAAGAAACATCATTAAAGATCGCACGGTCACCAAATCCGTGACTTAAGTTTTTCACAGTTAATACACTCATGAATGACAACCTTTCTTTCTATATGAATTATAGATTATGATTGATTTTTTTTTCACACTTTTCCTATTATAAAACGAATGAAGATATTTTAACATACTTAGTAAATATACATCATTACTTTTTGTAGGTAATATATGTATGGCTTTAAAATAATAACAAAAGTAATTTTTTTGTAAATGCGCAGGGTTTTTATAAAAAATAGAGAAATTATTAAATTTTATCTCGTGTTCCTCAATTACGCGCGTCTAGCCATCGTCACTAAAAGAGGGAAAGTGGGGATCTCTCAACTACCTCTCTACTATATTTTTTTTCTATCAATTTTACCTCACCATTTATTAAATTTAAATTTTCCTTTAAAATAAAAAAAGCAGTCGTATGGAAGGAGTTCGGTTATGCAAACAAAAGCAGTTGAACTTTTAAAGCAGTATTTTGGCTATGAAGCGTTTCGTAAAGGTCAAAATGATATTGTGGAGAAAGTGTTAGAAGGCCAAAATACACTTGGAATTATGCCAACAGGTGGCGGGAAATCGATTTGTTATCAAGTTCCAGCCCTTATATATACAGGAGTTACAATCGTCGTATCACCGCTCATTTCATTAATGAAAGATCAAGTAGACGGATTAAATCAATTAGGAATTTCAAGTACATACATTAATAGCTCCTTATCTACAAGTGAATTAAATGAACGCTTAGAAAATATGAGAAACGAAGAATATAAACTAATTTACGTTGCGCCAGAGCGTTTAGAGGATGTTCGTTTTTTTCGTCTATTAAATGAATTGCCGATTACGCTCGTTGCAATCGATGAAGCTCACTGTCTTTCTCAATGGGGACACGATTTTCGTCCAAGTTATTTAAATATATCTACCCTCATTAGTAGATTACAAACGAATCCAATCGTTCTAGCATTAACGGCAACGGCAACGCCTCAAGTCAGAGAGGATATTTGTCGGCATTTAAATATTTCAGATGAGAATACCATTGTGAATGGTGCACGGAGAGAGAACTTGGCGTTACAAGTGGTGAAAGGGCAAGATAAATTTTCATATGTATCACAGTACTTAAAAAGGAATCAGGCTAGTTCTGGAATTATCTATGCTTCAACGAGAAAAGTAGTCGAGCAGTTGTATGAAAAATTAACGGAAAAAGGGATAGCGGTTGGAAAATATCATGCGGGATTATCGGACGGGGAAAGAGCTCAGTATCAGGATGATTTTCTTCGTGACAACATCACGGTCATGATCGCAACGAATGCATTTGGCATGGGAATTGATAAATCAAATGTACGGTTCGTTCTCCATTACAATTTGCCGAGAAATATTGAATCTTACTATCAAGAAGCAGGAAGAGCTGGAAGAGACGGTGAGGAAAGTGAATGTGTACTTCTGTTTGCTCCTGATGATATACGTATTCAAAAGTTTTTAATTGAACAATCGGATATTGAAGAAACAAGAAAAACGAATGAATACAAAAAGTTACAGCAAATGGTCGATTATTGCCATACTGAGTCGTGTCTACAACAATATATTGGTGATTACTTTGATGACGAAGAGTTTGAAGCATGTGATAAGTGTACAAATTGTTTAGATGAAGGAGAAAATACGGATGTAACGAGAGAAGCACAAATGGTCTTTTCAACCATTAAAAGGATGAGAGAGAAGTTTGGGAAAACGATCGTTGCTCAAGTATTAGTCGGGTCAGAAAGTAAAAAAGTAAAAGACTTTAAGCTAGATCAACTGACGACCTATGGTCTCCTGAAAACGTGGACAGGCAAAAGCGTCTCGCAATTTATTGATTACTTGACGGCAGAGCAATATTTAAAGCCATCAGAAGGAAATTTTCCAACGTTACGGTTAACAGAGAAAGCGGTATCTGTTTTAAAAGGAGAAATCCAAGTATATCGTAAAGAAAAAATCGAAAGTATAACAATTGAAGCAAATGATGAAGTTTTCGAAAGTTTACGAAAGCTGCGTAAGGATATCGCTGATGAAGAGAAAGTACCGCCATATTTAATTTTCTCAGATAAAACATTACGTGAAATGAGCCGGACTATTCCGACCAGTACAGAGGAGTTATTAAAAGTTAATGGTGTCGGTCAACAAAAATTAGAGAAGTATGGGGCACAGTTTTTAGAAACGCTACTTCCTTTTCAAGAAAAAAGGGGAGAAATTACTACATCGACGACAAAAAAGGGATCTTCGAAAATACCGAGTCATCATATAACATATGAAATGTATCAAGAAGGGCTTTCTGTAATAGAGTTGGCTGAAGGACGAGAGTGTTCACCGGAGACAATTCTCACGCATCTAGAAAAATGTCATGATGAGGGAAAAGACATCGACCTTAGGTCATTCGTAAACGCACATCATGAGCAGTTAATTGAAGAAGCAATTCAGACGATTGGAGCTGAACGGTTAAAACCGATCAAGGAAAGTTTACCAGAAGAAGTAACTTATTTTGAAATTCGTTATGTAATTAATAAAAAAGTTATTCAAAATTAGGTCTAAGAGGGTGCGTAGAGGCTGTTTTTATATGTTTAAGTTTTTATTGTTAAACACCGAAAAATATATAAGGACTTGTGAGTTATTTTTCTTATATATCGTGTGGTGATGGGATTCTTACGCTTATAAAATAGTCTCTAATATATTTAAGTTTATTTTTAATGGTTTTGTGTGAAGGTATTTCGAGATTAATGCAACTAGATAAAAGTATGGCAGCAACTTTCAAAAATTCAATTGTATTAATTAATAGTGGGAATTTTGGTATTCCAGTTAGTCAACTTGTTTTTATGGGGAATCCTTTAGGTGTATCCATTCAAATGTTCGTTATGATCTTTCAAAATTTACTTACTTTTACATATGGTTTGTTTAATTCGGTGGGAGTCGATCAAAAAAAGTTTAAAGCAATTGTCGAACTTTTTAAATTGCCCATTCTTTATGCTCTATTCATAGGATTGTTGTTAAACCTTTTAGAAATTAACATTCCTCCTTTTGTTTTTAATCCAATTTCAAATATAGCGAATGCATTTTTGGCGATTGCACTCATAACAATGGGAGCACAAGTAGCTTTACTTAAAGTACATCATTTTTCATTTTTATTATTGATCAGTATTTGTGGACGATTAATTGTTTCGCCCATATTAGCATGGTGTGTCATATCTTTTTTAGGAATAGAGGTTACCACTGCACAGGCGTTATTTATAGCTAGCTCATTTCCAACTTCAAGAAATAGTGCACTTTTTGCATTAGAATATAATAATCACCCAGATTATGCAGCACAAGCGGTACTACTTACTACATTAGCAAGTAGTGTAACAGTTACTCTCGTTGTTTTTTTATCCAGGATCATTTTTTAGACAAACAAAAAAACCTCTTCATTCATGAAGAGGTTTTTGTTCGATTAACCGTTTACTGCATTGTCTAAAAATTCAATCGCTTGTTCTTCTTCAAATCCTTTAACAAGAATGAGTTCGCTAATAAAAATGCGTCTGGCATTATCAAGCATGAACTTATCTTCAGTACCAAGCTTTTTATTTTTATTTAAGAACATTAAATCTCTAATGACTTGAGCACTTTCACAAATATCACCCGTTTTCATTTTCTTCATGTTTAAATGATAACGTTGGTGACGATTAACCGAATCGTCTGGTTCACCATCGTGAAGAATGGATAATGCCTTGTCTAATGTATCGTGATCTACGACTTCACGTATACCGATACTTGATGTTTTCTTCATAGGAACCATTACTTGCATCGTACTATGAGACAAATTTAAGACATAGTATTGTTGGGTTTCCCCAAGAATTTCTCTTTCTTCAATATCTTCAATCACACCAGCGCCGTGCATTGGATAAACAATCTTGTCTCCAATTTGAAACATAGCTCGACCTCCTAAATTTGAGTTCAACTCATTATATCACACTTGTCTGTAAATAGCAAATTTATAATTTTATCATTCATTAATTTAACTGTCAATAAAAATATGGTATAGTATTTTTTAGTTGTTGTTGAAAGGATGTTAACATGAATAAAACAGTTGTATTAGCAGAAAAACCTTCAGTTGGAAGAGACATAGCAAAAGTATTAAAATGTACAAAAAAAGGAAACGGATATTTCGAAGGTGACCGTTATATCGTGACGTGGGCGCTTGGACATCTAATAACGTTAGCTGACCCCGAATCTTATGATGAAAAATATAAGTCCTGGAATTTGGATGACCTTCCTATGTTACCCAAAAAATTAAATATTATAGTTATAAAAAAGACAAATAAACAATATCAGGTAGTAAAATCGCAAATGCACCGAAAAGATGTAGGACAAATCGTCATCGCTACTGATGCTGGCCGTGAAGGTGAGTTAGTTGCTCGGTGGATCATTGAAAAAGCAAATGTGAAAAAGCCAATCAAACGCCTTTGGATATCTTCTGTTACGGATAAAGCAATTAAAGAGGGTTTTCAAACATTACGTCCAGGTA
This window encodes:
- a CDS encoding ABC-F family ATP-binding cassette domain-containing protein, whose protein sequence is MSVLTVKNLSHGFGDRAIFNDVSFRLLKGEHIGLIGANGEGKSTFMNIITGKLQPDAGKVEWSKRVRVGYLDQHTVLSKGMTMRDVLKSAFQYLFDLETQMNDLFNKMSDVSPEELEKLLEETGTIQDILTNNDFYTIDAKVEEIARGLGLTDIGLDRDVDDLSGGQRTKVLLAKLLLEKPDILLLDEPTNYLDEQHIEWLKRYLNEYENAFILISHDIPFLNSVINLIYHMENQELNRYVGDYDHFLEVHEMKKQQLESAYKKQQQEISELKDFVARNKARVSTRNMAMSRQKKLDKMEVIELAREKPKPEFNFKESRASGKVIFETKELVIGYDEPLSRPLNLRMERGQKIALYGANGIGKTTLLRSILGEIKPISGSVERGDYLHIGYFEQEAKDANQNSCIDEIWKEFPSYSQAEVRGALAKCGLTTKHIESKIMVLSGGEKAKVRLCKLINNETNLLVLDEPTNHLDVDAKEELKRALKAYKGSILLISHEPEFYNEIVTEKWNCESWTTKVI
- the recQ gene encoding DNA helicase RecQ encodes the protein MQTKAVELLKQYFGYEAFRKGQNDIVEKVLEGQNTLGIMPTGGGKSICYQVPALIYTGVTIVVSPLISLMKDQVDGLNQLGISSTYINSSLSTSELNERLENMRNEEYKLIYVAPERLEDVRFFRLLNELPITLVAIDEAHCLSQWGHDFRPSYLNISTLISRLQTNPIVLALTATATPQVREDICRHLNISDENTIVNGARRENLALQVVKGQDKFSYVSQYLKRNQASSGIIYASTRKVVEQLYEKLTEKGIAVGKYHAGLSDGERAQYQDDFLRDNITVMIATNAFGMGIDKSNVRFVLHYNLPRNIESYYQEAGRAGRDGEESECVLLFAPDDIRIQKFLIEQSDIEETRKTNEYKKLQQMVDYCHTESCLQQYIGDYFDDEEFEACDKCTNCLDEGENTDVTREAQMVFSTIKRMREKFGKTIVAQVLVGSESKKVKDFKLDQLTTYGLLKTWTGKSVSQFIDYLTAEQYLKPSEGNFPTLRLTEKAVSVLKGEIQVYRKEKIESITIEANDEVFESLRKLRKDIADEEKVPPYLIFSDKTLREMSRTIPTSTEELLKVNGVGQQKLEKYGAQFLETLLPFQEKRGEITTSTTKKGSSKIPSHHITYEMYQEGLSVIELAEGRECSPETILTHLEKCHDEGKDIDLRSFVNAHHEQLIEEAIQTIGAERLKPIKESLPEEVTYFEIRYVINKKVIQN
- a CDS encoding AEC family transporter, which gives rise to MVLCEGISRLMQLDKSMAATFKNSIVLINSGNFGIPVSQLVFMGNPLGVSIQMFVMIFQNLLTFTYGLFNSVGVDQKKFKAIVELFKLPILYALFIGLLLNLLEINIPPFVFNPISNIANAFLAIALITMGAQVALLKVHHFSFLLLISICGRLIVSPILAWCVISFLGIEVTTAQALFIASSFPTSRNSALFALEYNNHPDYAAQAVLLTTLASSVTVTLVVFLSRIIF
- a CDS encoding CarD family transcriptional regulator, which encodes MFQIGDKIVYPMHGAGVIEDIEEREILGETQQYYVLNLSHSTMQVMVPMKKTSSIGIREVVDHDTLDKALSILHDGEPDDSVNRHQRYHLNMKKMKTGDICESAQVIRDLMFLNKNKKLGTEDKFMLDNARRIFISELILVKGFEEEQAIEFLDNAVNG